One region of Pseudomonas sp. B21-040 genomic DNA includes:
- the xthA gene encoding exodeoxyribonuclease III → MKIVSFNINGLRARPHQLAALIEKHQPDVIGLQETKVHDDQFPLAEVQALGYHVYFHGQKGHYGVALLSRKEPLALHKGFATDEEDAQRRFIWGTFADANGVPVTIMNGYFPQGESRDHPTKFPAKQRFYSDLQQLLESQFSNDQPVVVMGDVNISPEDCDIGIGPDNMKRWLKTGKCSFLPEEREWMARLKNWGLVDSFRHLNPDVADRFSWFDYRSRGFEDEPKRGLRIDLIMASHGLLPRIKDAGVDYDLRGMEKPSDHAPIWLELS, encoded by the coding sequence ATGAAGATCGTCTCCTTCAACATCAACGGGCTGCGTGCTCGCCCGCATCAGCTGGCGGCGCTGATTGAAAAACATCAGCCAGACGTCATCGGCTTGCAGGAAACCAAGGTTCACGACGACCAGTTCCCCCTGGCCGAGGTTCAGGCGCTGGGCTATCACGTGTACTTTCATGGGCAGAAAGGCCATTACGGCGTCGCCCTGCTCTCGCGCAAAGAACCGCTGGCACTGCACAAAGGCTTTGCCACCGATGAAGAAGACGCTCAGCGCCGCTTCATCTGGGGCACATTCGCCGACGCCAACGGCGTGCCGGTGACGATCATGAACGGCTATTTCCCACAGGGCGAAAGCCGCGATCACCCGACCAAGTTCCCGGCCAAGCAACGTTTCTACAGCGACCTGCAGCAACTGCTGGAAAGCCAGTTCAGCAACGATCAGCCGGTGGTCGTCATGGGTGACGTGAATATTTCCCCGGAAGACTGCGACATCGGCATCGGCCCGGACAACATGAAACGCTGGCTGAAAACCGGCAAATGCAGTTTCTTGCCGGAAGAGCGCGAATGGATGGCACGCCTGAAAAACTGGGGCCTGGTGGACAGTTTCCGTCACCTCAACCCGGACGTGGCCGATCGTTTCAGTTGGTTCGACTACCGCAGTCGTGGCTTTGAAGATGAACCCAAGCGCGGGCTGCGGATTGACTTGATCATGGCCTCCCATGGCTTGTTGCCACGGATCAAGGACGCCGGCGTGGATTACGACCTGCGCGGGATGGAAAAACCGTCCGATCACGCGCCGATCTGGCTTGAGTTGAGCTGA
- a CDS encoding acyl-CoA dehydrogenase, translating into MDFAYSPKVQELRERVTAFMDTYVYPAEAVFERQVAEGDRWQPTAIMEELKLKAKAEGLWNLFLPESELGAGLTNLEYAPLAEIMGRSLLGPEPFNCSAPDTGNMEVLVRYANEEQKQRWLEPLLRGEIRSAFAMTEPDVASSDATNMAARAVRDGDEWVINGKKWWTSGACDPRCKILIFMGLSNPDAPRHAQHSMILVPVDAPGVKIVRPLPVFGYDDAPHGHAEVLFENVRVPYENVLLGEGRGFEIAQGRLGPGRIHHCMRSIGMAERALELMCKRSVSRTAFGKPLARLGGNIDKIADSRMEIDMARLLTLKAAYMMDTVGNKVAKSEIAQIKVVAPNVALRVIDRAIQIHGGAGVSNDFPLAYMYAMQRTLRLADGPDEVHRAAIGKFEIGKYVPKEMMRSGQ; encoded by the coding sequence ATGGATTTCGCTTATTCGCCCAAGGTGCAAGAACTGCGTGAGCGCGTGACCGCGTTCATGGACACTTACGTTTATCCCGCCGAAGCCGTGTTCGAGCGCCAGGTTGCCGAAGGTGATCGCTGGCAGCCGACCGCGATCATGGAAGAACTTAAACTCAAGGCCAAGGCTGAAGGTCTGTGGAATTTGTTTCTGCCTGAGTCCGAACTCGGTGCCGGCCTGACCAACCTCGAATACGCGCCATTGGCTGAAATCATGGGCCGCTCGTTGCTGGGGCCAGAGCCGTTCAACTGCTCGGCACCCGACACCGGCAACATGGAAGTGTTGGTGCGTTACGCCAACGAAGAACAGAAACAACGCTGGCTCGAACCACTGCTGCGCGGCGAGATCCGCTCGGCGTTCGCCATGACCGAGCCGGACGTCGCGTCCTCCGACGCCACCAACATGGCCGCCCGCGCTGTGCGTGATGGTGACGAGTGGGTCATCAACGGCAAAAAATGGTGGACCTCAGGTGCCTGCGATCCACGCTGCAAAATTCTGATTTTCATGGGCCTGAGTAACCCGGATGCACCGCGCCACGCGCAGCACTCGATGATTCTGGTGCCGGTGGATGCCCCGGGCGTGAAGATCGTGCGTCCGCTGCCTGTGTTCGGTTATGACGACGCGCCTCACGGCCACGCCGAAGTGCTGTTCGAAAACGTCCGCGTGCCGTATGAAAACGTCCTGTTGGGCGAAGGGCGCGGCTTCGAAATCGCTCAGGGCCGCCTTGGCCCAGGCCGGATTCACCACTGCATGCGTTCGATCGGCATGGCTGAACGGGCGCTGGAATTGATGTGCAAACGCTCGGTCAGCCGTACTGCGTTCGGTAAGCCGTTGGCACGCCTGGGCGGCAATATCGACAAGATTGCCGACTCGCGGATGGAAATCGACATGGCACGCCTGCTGACGTTAAAAGCGGCGTACATGATGGACACCGTGGGCAACAAGGTGGCGAAGAGCGAAATCGCGCAGATCAAGGTGGTTGCGCCAAACGTGGCATTGCGGGTTATCGACCGGGCGATCCAGATCCATGGCGGGGCCGGGGTGTCCAACGATTTCCCGCTGGCCTACATGTATGCGATGCAGCGCACCCTGCGCCTGGCCGACGGCCCGGACGAAGTACACCGCGCAGCCATTGGCAAGTTCGAGATCGGCAAGTACGTGCCTAAAGAGATGATGCGTAGCGGGCAGTAA
- a CDS encoding substrate-binding domain-containing protein: MTLRVLFVLMLCAGLPLTASAGDLPTTANGPVLRIQGSNTIGAALGPALVEGMLREQGLLKVHSEAPDKANELQVVGETAQGHRVVVEVAAHGSSTGFTALKNRSADLAASSRPIKDSERVDLEPLGDFKSPDAEQVIAIDGLAIILHPQNPLNQLDTEQLARIFSGEVKTWEELGGRGGAIHLYARDDQSGTYDTFKELVLSRRGKTLNSAAKRFESSEQLSDAVSLDPQGIGFIGLPYVRQAKAVAIVDGQSQAMLPLNSLIATEDYPLSRRLFFYLPPHAQNPWAEALATFAQSNKGQAIVAANGFIAQTVQAITVTPNALMPEAYQALSRHAQRLSVNFRFEEGSATLDNKAQQDLSRVLDYIKQHDKTNREVTLVGFGDAKSDPARADLLSKLRAMAVRRELVKSGVVFREIRGFGAEMPVATNSGDEGRIKNRRVEVWVY, from the coding sequence ATGACGCTGCGCGTTTTGTTTGTGTTGATGCTGTGCGCCGGCCTGCCATTGACGGCATCGGCCGGTGATTTACCGACAACCGCCAATGGCCCGGTGCTGCGCATCCAGGGTTCCAACACCATCGGTGCGGCCTTGGGTCCGGCGCTGGTCGAAGGCATGCTGCGCGAACAGGGCCTGCTCAAGGTTCACAGCGAAGCACCGGACAAAGCCAACGAACTGCAAGTTGTCGGCGAAACGGCCCAAGGCCATCGCGTCGTGGTGGAGGTCGCGGCCCACGGTTCCAGCACCGGTTTCACCGCGCTGAAAAACAGGTCCGCCGACCTCGCCGCGTCTTCGCGCCCGATCAAGGACAGCGAACGGGTCGACCTCGAACCCTTGGGCGACTTCAAAAGCCCCGACGCCGAACAAGTCATCGCGATCGATGGGCTGGCCATCATCCTGCACCCGCAAAACCCGCTGAACCAACTCGATACCGAACAACTGGCGCGAATTTTCAGTGGCGAAGTCAAAACCTGGGAAGAACTCGGCGGCAGAGGCGGCGCCATTCATTTGTATGCGCGGGATGACCAATCGGGCACCTACGACACCTTCAAGGAATTAGTCCTCAGCCGTCGTGGAAAAACGCTCAACAGCGCTGCGAAACGCTTCGAATCCAGTGAGCAATTGTCCGACGCGGTCAGTCTGGACCCGCAAGGCATCGGTTTCATCGGCCTGCCTTATGTGCGCCAGGCCAAAGCCGTGGCCATCGTCGACGGCCAATCCCAGGCAATGCTGCCACTCAATAGCCTGATCGCCACGGAAGACTATCCGCTGTCGCGCCGGCTGTTCTTTTACCTGCCGCCCCACGCCCAAAACCCTTGGGCCGAGGCCTTGGCGACGTTCGCTCAAAGCAATAAAGGCCAGGCGATTGTCGCGGCCAACGGTTTTATCGCTCAGACCGTCCAGGCCATCACGGTGACGCCGAACGCGCTGATGCCCGAGGCTTACCAGGCGCTCAGTCGCCATGCTCAGCGACTGTCGGTGAATTTCCGCTTTGAAGAAGGCAGTGCCACGCTGGACAACAAGGCCCAGCAAGACCTGTCACGGGTGCTCGACTATATAAAGCAGCACGACAAGACCAACCGCGAGGTCACGCTGGTAGGGTTTGGTGACGCCAAGAGTGACCCGGCGCGTGCCGATCTGCTGTCGAAGCTGCGGGCGATGGCCGTGCGGCGGGAATTGGTGAAAAGCGGTGTGGTGTTTCGCGAGATCCGCGGTTTTGGCGCCGAAATGCCGGTGGCGACCAATAGCGGCGATGAGGGGCGGATCAAGAATCGGCGGGTTGAGGTTTGGGTGTATTGA
- a CDS encoding LysR family transcriptional regulator, with amino-acid sequence MNLSKVDLNLFIVFDAIYTEANLTRAGQIVGITQPAVSNALARLRETFNDPLFVRTAQGMVPTPMAQNIIGPVRNALSLLRVSVQESRIFNPLQAVKTYRISMTDLTEAVILPPLFQRLRRLAPTVIIESFLSKRRETTKELAAGRLDFAVDAPLNTDPQVRHVKLMEDRYVCAMRKGHPLAGKEKFTLDDYLSLTHIHISSRRSGLGHVDLALGKMGIQRKIALRSQHYLMASQVLQQTDMVMTVPERFARRNDLHAFSLPVNDVPPVETHLYWHESTDQDPANRWMREQMIELCQQVTAHEKKLEKA; translated from the coding sequence ATGAATCTGAGCAAGGTCGACCTCAACCTTTTCATCGTCTTCGACGCGATCTACACCGAAGCCAACCTGACCCGTGCCGGGCAGATTGTCGGCATTACTCAGCCAGCGGTCTCGAACGCTCTGGCTCGCCTGCGCGAGACCTTCAACGATCCGTTGTTTGTACGCACCGCCCAAGGCATGGTGCCGACGCCGATGGCGCAGAACATCATCGGGCCGGTGCGTAACGCCCTCTCTCTACTGCGCGTATCGGTGCAGGAAAGCCGCATATTCAACCCGCTGCAGGCGGTCAAGACCTACCGCATCAGCATGACCGACCTCACTGAAGCAGTGATCCTGCCGCCGCTGTTCCAGCGCCTGCGCCGTCTGGCCCCGACAGTGATCATCGAAAGCTTCCTGTCCAAGCGCCGCGAGACCACCAAGGAACTGGCGGCCGGGCGTCTCGACTTCGCGGTGGATGCGCCGCTCAACACCGACCCGCAGGTGCGTCACGTCAAGTTGATGGAAGACCGCTACGTGTGCGCCATGCGCAAGGGGCATCCGCTGGCGGGTAAAGAGAAATTCACCCTGGATGATTACCTGTCGCTGACCCACATCCACATATCCAGCCGCCGCAGCGGTCTGGGCCATGTCGATCTGGCTCTGGGGAAGATGGGCATCCAGCGCAAGATCGCGCTTCGGTCCCAGCACTATTTGATGGCTTCGCAAGTGTTACAGCAGACCGACATGGTCATGACCGTGCCGGAGCGCTTCGCCCGTCGCAATGACTTGCACGCCTTCAGCCTGCCGGTCAACGACGTGCCACCGGTGGAAACGCACCTCTACTGGCATGAAAGCACCGACCAGGACCCGGCCAACCGCTGGATGCGCGAGCAGATGATCGAGTTGTGCCAGCAGGTGACGGCGCATGAGAAGAAGCTCGAAAAGGCGTAG